Proteins encoded together in one bacterium window:
- a CDS encoding DUF2202 domain-containing protein: MKSSKYFTAVITVLLLISVWSLSGCSSSTEPNLSANSSSLLLKQEISGDSEPTENEIEGLIFMREEEKLARDVYKSLYDVWEQNIFNNISNSEQRHTDAIKTLLDLYNIDDPMETDIFGEFKNVDLQELFNTLTEQGKSSLSEALSIGALIEEIDIIDIQNELDNNVTSDDVRVVYESLISGSYNHLRAFVNSLSRQGVEYKPQKLIEEKFNEIMSSSSGRGRR, from the coding sequence ATGAAATCCAGTAAATATTTTACAGCAGTTATAACGGTGTTGCTATTAATCAGCGTATGGAGTTTATCAGGGTGCAGTTCTTCAACTGAGCCAAATCTTTCGGCAAACAGCAGCAGTCTGTTATTAAAGCAGGAAATATCCGGCGATTCTGAGCCTACTGAAAATGAGATTGAAGGGCTGATATTCATGAGAGAAGAAGAAAAACTTGCAAGGGATGTGTACAAATCTCTGTATGATGTATGGGAACAAAATATTTTCAACAATATTTCAAATAGCGAACAGCGTCATACCGATGCCATAAAAACTCTTTTGGATTTGTACAATATTGATGATCCGATGGAAACAGATATTTTCGGAGAGTTTAAGAATGTTGACCTTCAGGAGCTTTTCAATACTTTGACTGAACAAGGGAAAAGTTCGTTATCAGAAGCATTAAGTATCGGAGCTTTAATTGAAGAGATTGATATTATTGATATTCAGAATGAGCTGGATAATAATGTTACCAGTGATGATGTAAGAGTTGTATATGAAAGCCTCATAAGCGGTTCATATAATCATTTACGTGCATTTGTAAACAGTCTCAGCAGGCAGGGAGTGGAATACAAACCGCAGAAACTTATAGAAGAGAAGTTCAATGAAATTATGAGCAGCAGTTCGGGAAGAGGCAGGAGATAA